One genomic segment of Pedobacter endophyticus includes these proteins:
- a CDS encoding protein-export chaperone SecB, with amino-acid sequence MQSASFQLRDYQFIKVDLNNSSIKNNDINISFDVAGIYFPQKNNYELTFKSSARSEGEEMSFISVTCLANFSFDNVGSLEEIPDYFYQNAIAIVFPYLRAFISLITTQANVRPVILPTLNLSQLTTPLKGNTTTQSN; translated from the coding sequence ATGCAATCAGCCTCATTTCAATTAAGAGATTATCAATTCATTAAAGTAGATCTCAATAATTCCTCTATAAAAAATAACGATATAAATATCTCTTTTGATGTAGCCGGTATTTACTTTCCTCAGAAAAATAATTATGAATTAACATTTAAATCTTCAGCGAGAAGCGAAGGGGAGGAAATGAGTTTCATATCTGTTACATGCTTAGCCAACTTCTCATTCGATAATGTTGGTTCTCTGGAAGAAATACCTGATTATTTTTATCAAAATGCAATAGCAATCGTTTTTCCGTATCTAAGGGCTTTTATTAGTCTTATTACCACTCAGGCAAACGTACGTCCTGTGATTCTTCCCACATTAAATCTTTCACAGTTAACCACACCTCTAAAAGGAAATACTACAACACAAAGCAATTAA